A stretch of Bordetella genomosp. 13 DNA encodes these proteins:
- the pdxA gene encoding 4-hydroxythreonine-4-phosphate dehydrogenase PdxA, whose translation MAHSAPVGITMGDAAGIGPEIIVKACAQGLRAPAVVYGDAGTLRRAAELLGARVEVAEIASVRQARGTAGRIEVVACAPALPVDLPAGKVNAAAGAAAYGYLCAAIDDARSDALRAIVTAPLNKHSMHLAGIDQPGHTEILAEKSGTADYAMMLANDELRVLLVTIHVALSEVPARITQAAEVRAIRLADRACRQMGIVRPRIAVAGLNPHAGEDGKFGREDLDVIAPAIEQARAEGLDVSGPWPGDTIFMRARRGEFDIVVAQYHDQGLIPVKYLGVDHGVNVTVGLPFVRTSVDHGTAFDIAWKGVADHASLVAAFDLALAMTPQG comes from the coding sequence ATGGCACACAGCGCGCCCGTCGGCATCACCATGGGCGATGCCGCTGGCATCGGCCCCGAGATCATCGTCAAGGCCTGCGCCCAGGGGCTGCGGGCGCCGGCGGTGGTCTACGGCGATGCCGGCACGCTGCGGCGCGCCGCCGAACTGCTCGGCGCGCGCGTCGAAGTGGCCGAGATCGCCTCGGTGCGGCAGGCGCGCGGTACGGCGGGCCGTATCGAGGTCGTGGCCTGCGCCCCCGCCCTGCCCGTCGACCTGCCCGCGGGCAAGGTCAACGCCGCCGCAGGCGCCGCGGCCTATGGCTATCTGTGCGCCGCCATAGACGATGCCCGGTCGGACGCGCTGCGCGCCATCGTCACCGCGCCGCTGAACAAGCACTCCATGCACCTGGCGGGCATCGACCAGCCGGGCCATACCGAGATATTGGCCGAGAAGTCGGGCACCGCCGACTACGCCATGATGCTGGCCAACGACGAGCTGCGCGTGCTGCTGGTCACCATCCACGTGGCGCTGTCGGAAGTTCCGGCGCGCATCACGCAGGCGGCCGAGGTGCGCGCCATCCGGCTGGCGGACCGGGCGTGCCGCCAGATGGGCATCGTGCGGCCGCGCATCGCGGTGGCGGGCCTGAACCCGCACGCCGGCGAAGACGGCAAGTTCGGGCGCGAAGACCTGGACGTGATCGCACCCGCGATCGAACAGGCCCGCGCCGAGGGACTGGACGTGTCCGGCCCCTGGCCGGGCGACACCATCTTCATGCGTGCGCGCCGCGGCGAGTTCGACATCGTGGTGGCGCAATACCACGACCAGGGCCTGATTCCGGTGAAGTACCTGGGCGTGGACCACGGCGTCAACGTCACCGTGGGCCTGCCCTTCGTACGTACCAGCGTGGACCATGGCACGGCGTTCGACATTGCCTGGAAAGGCGTGGCGGACCACGCGTCG